A stretch of DNA from Archangium lipolyticum:
ACGACGTGCTGGACCTGACCAACGCGGCGGCGGCCCGGCTGCACTACTACGAGATTCCCTCGAGCCTGCCGGACGCCACCGAGCTGGCGCGGCTGCTGGTGCTCTGCACGGAGAAGGTGCAGGAGGTGGTGGCGGCGCTGCGGCTCATCAAGAAGCCCGAGCAGATCCTCGCCGGCTGCAAGGACATCAAGCGTCTGGAGACCCAGGCGGACGAGGCGCTACGGGCGGGTCTGGGCCGGCTCTTCAAGAGCGGCGCGGATCCGCTCATGGTCATGAAGTGGAAGGAGATCTACGACTTCATCGAGACGGCCACGGACAAGTGCCAGGACGTGGCCAACGTCATCGAAGGCGTGGTCCTGGAGCACTCCTGAGATGCTGCTCACCGCTGTCATCCTCATCGTCGCGGTCGCGCTCATCTTCGATTTCATCAACGGCTTCCACGACGCGGCCAACTCCATCGCCACCGTGGTGTCCACGCGGGTGCTGTCGCCGAACCTGGCGGTGGCCTGGGCGGCCTTCTTCAACTTCGTCGCCGCGTTCGGCGGTGGGGTGAAGGTGGCCAACACCATGGGCAAGGGCATCATCGACTTCGAGATGCTGCGCGCCCAGGGGTCGGAAGCCGTGCTGATGGTCATCTTCTCCGCGCTGATGGGCGCCATCGCCTGGAACCTGCTGACGTGGTGGTGGGGACTGCCCTCCTCGTCCTCGCACGCGCTGGCCGGGGGAATGATTGGTGCCACGCTGCCGGTGCTCGGCTTCGCCGGGCTGGTGGGCTCGGGCATCGCGAAGATCGCCGCCTTCATCGTGCTCTCGCCCTTCATCGGCATGGTGCTCGGCACGGCGCTGATGCTGGTGAGCACGTGGACGGTGCACAAGCAGACGCCCCTGAAGGTGGACACCTGGTTCCGGCGCCTGCAGCTCGTCTCCTCGGCCATCTTCTCCTACAGCCACGGTACCAATGACGCACAGAAGGTGATGGGCATCATCGCGGTGGTGCTCTTCGGCACCATCTGGCGGGACCGGACCTTCCACATCGACTGGTGGATGATCATCTCGTGCCACGCGGCCATCGCCCTGGGCACCTTCTTCGGTGGCTGGCGCATCGTGAAGACGATGGGGCACAGCCTGACCAAGCTGGCCCCCATCGGCGGCTTCGCCGCGGAGACTGGCGGAGGTGTCACCATCATCGCGCTGGCGAAGCTGGGCATCCCCGTGTCCACCACGCACACCATCACCGGCGCCATCGTGGGCGTGGGCTCCACCAAGGGCTGGCGCGCGGTGAAGTGGGGCGTGGCCGGCCGCATCATCTGGGCCTGGGTTTTCACCATCCCCGCCTCGGCTCTCATGGCCGTGCTGGTCTACGGGCTGTCCCGGCTGGTGGTGATGGTCCTGCGGTGAAAGGCCCGCGCGAGGGCATGCGATTCCAGCCCTCGCGTGGTGTAGAACCGGCGCCCCCCTCCCGCGCCGGGAGCGGGACCGGGAGAGGAAACCGACGATGAACCGACTCGCGCTCGTGATGGCACTCGCGCTGCTCGCCGGCTGCGCCACCGTGAAGAACAGCCGCGTCCGCCCCGACTACGAGACCGTGGACAAGACCCAGGTCAAGCGCCTGGCCGTGGTCACCCAGCCGCTCCCCGACAACATCCAGAAGGTGGGCGAGCTGTGGAGCCTCATCGCCCGCCGCTACGTCAACCAGAACCGCGACTTCATCGCCAAGGCCAACATCGCCATCAACGGCAACCCCGAGGACACCTCCTTCAAGGGCCTGTGCGTCGAGGGCATCGAGGGCGTCCTCTGGCTCTCCCCCTCCGTGACGCGCACCGGCACGGGCGTGGAGGCCGCCGTGAAGGCCCAGTTGCTCCGCTGCCGCGATGGTCAGGAGGTCTGGGGCGCCGAGGCCGCCGGCAGCTGGCCCTCCGAGGACGACCGCTACAAGGAGCTCACCGCCCAGTACTCCACCGAGCTCGGCCCCGACGTCACCCCCTACGTCGCCCCCACCTTCCGGCTCCTCAGCGCCACCCTCGACACCCTCCCCCGCCCGCAGCTCGGCGAGAGCGATGTCGAGGAGAAGATCGAGCTCGGGGAGTAGCCCTCATGGTGGACCAGGGCACCGCCGTCCTCCGGCTCTGCATCGCCTTCGGTCTCGCGTTCGCGCTCGGCCTCGAGCGCGAGCTGCGCGGGCAGGGGGCCGGGCTGCGCACGCACATCCTCGTCAGCCTCGGCTCCTGCCTCTTCACCCTGTGCAGCCTCTTCGCCGCGCCACCGCTCGACGTGGACACGCCCCAGGAGGTCCGGGCCGACATCACCCGCATCGCCAGCCAGGTCGTCGTCGGCATCGGCTTCCTCGGTGGTGGCACCATCCTCCGCCACGGCGCCACCGTGAAGGGTCTCACCACCGCCGCCAACCTGTGGCTCACCGCCTCCGTCGGGCTCGCCGTCGGGCTCGGGTTCCCTCTCGTCGCCGCGGCCACCACCGGGCTCGCCCTCTTCACCCTGGTCGGTCTCCGCTTCTTCGAGCGCGCCATCCTCCACGTCCGCAAGCGGTACCGGCTCACCGCCGACAGCGACACTTCCGCCCAGGGAGGGAATCAGAAGGAGGGAGAGTAGGGCTCGCCAGGGCCCGGCACCTGGGCCGCCAGGGCTCACATCGGGTGTGACTCGGGGGCAACCCGGGAGGAGCAATACCCTCACCCCGTCCCTCTCCCAGAGGGAGAGGGGTTGTTGGGTGGATGGGTAGACAGGGCTCGTCAGTCCAGCGAGGCGAAACGCTTGTCCATCTCCGTCCGGATGAAGCGCTCGATTTCTTCCGCCGTCGTCAGATCCATCGCCGTCTCGAGCATCTGCTGCGCCTCCACCCGGCTCGTCTGCCGGATGAAGCTCTTCACCGTCGGAATCTGTCCCGCCGTCATCGACAGCTCGTCGAAGCCCAGTGCCAACAGCACCAGCGCGTACACCGGGTCTCCCGCCATCTCCCCGCACATCGCCACCGGGATTCCCGCGTCCTTCGCCGCCGTCACGATGCTCTTGAGCGAGCGCAGCACCGACAGGTGCAACGGCTTGTACAGGTACGCCACGTCCCGGTTCTGCCGGTCGATCGCCAGCGAGTATTGGATGAGGTCGTTCGTCCCCACCGAGAAGAAGTCCGCCTCCTGCGCCAGCCGGTCCGCGATGAGCGCCGCGCTCGGCGTCTCCACCATGATGCCCACCGGGAAGCGTTTGCCGAGCGGCACCCCCGCGCGCCCCAGCTCCGTGCGGCAGGCCTCCAGCTCGCTCCGCGCCTCGCGCAGCTCGCTCATCCCGCAGATGAGCGGGAACATCATCCGCATGTTCCCGTGCACGCTCGCCCGCAGCAGCGCCCTGAGCTGCACCCGGAACAACTCCCGGTTGGCCAGGCAGTAGCGGATGGCTCGCAAGCCCATCGCCGGGTTGGGCTCCTTCTCGTGCTTGCCCTTCCCCGGCACCTTGTCTCCGCCCAGGTCCAACGTGCGGATGGTGACCGGCCTGCCTCCCATCATCTCCAGCACCTGCCGGTACGCCCGGTAGTGCTCCTCCTCCGTCGGCGGGCTCTTGCGGTCCAGGAACATGAACTCGGTGCGGTACAGGCCAATGCCCTCCGCGCCGTGGTCCAGCAGCGATTGGATTTCCTCCGGGAACTCGATGTTTCCCACCAGCCGCATGCGGAAGCCGTCCGTGCTCTGCGCCGGCAGATCCTTCTCCGACAACGCCCGCGCCTCGCTCTCCTGGTGCCGGCGCATCGTCTCGTGGAAGAGCGCGAGCTGGTCCTCCGTGGGGTTCACCAGGATGATGCCCCTGGCCCCGTCCATCGCCACCAGGTCGCCCGGGGAGATCTGCTCGCTGGCCCGGCCAGCTCCCACCACCGCCGGCGTCGAGCGGGCGCGCGCCACGATGGCCGTGTGGCTCGTCTGCCCGCCCAGGTCCGTGACGAAGCCCGCCACCCGCCCGCTGCGCGCCATCAGCGCCGCGTCCGCCGGCGACAGGTCGTGCGCCACCACCACCGCGTGGTCCGGCAGCGTCACCTCCTCGTCCACCACCTGCCCCAGCAGGTTGCGCACCACCCGGTCCGCCACGTACTCCACGTCCGAGCGCCGCTCCCGGAAGTACTCGTCCGGGATGTTGTCGAAGAGGTGCTTGAGCTTGCGCGCCACCCTCCTCACCGCCCACTCCGCGTTGATGCGGTCCTCCACGATGAGCCGGTTCACCTCGTCCACGAACATCGGATCGTGGAGCATCAACCGGTGCGCCTCGAGGATGAGCGCGTGCTCGGGGCCTTCCGTCTTGGAGATCTGCTCCTTGAGCTCGGACAGCTGGCGGTCGGACAGCTCCAGCGCCGTCTTCATCCGCATGCGCTCGGGGTCGACCTCGGCCTCGGCCAGCCGAAGCTTGGGCGTGCGCACCCGCTTGCGATCCAGGATGTAGGCGTGGCCCACCGCCACGCCCGGGGAGGCGCCGATGCCCTTCAGACTCAACGTGGGGGTGGCCTGGCTGCTCACGGTTCCTTCTTCGTCTGCGGCGACTCGCCGCGCGGGGTTGGTCACTTCGACTCGCCGAACCTGTTGGCGATGAGCTTCTGGATGTCCTGCAGGCACGCCTCGGCGTCCTCGCCCTTGCACGTCACCGTCACGTGCATGCCCTGTGCGGCCGCCAGCATCAGCACGCCCATGATGGACTTGGCATTGGCCTTCTGGCCCTCGCACAAGAGCGTCACCTCACTCTTGTAACGGTTGGCCACTTGCACCAACTGCGCCGCCGCCCGGGCATGCAGCCCGAGCGCGTTGATGATTTCAAATGTCCCTTCGGCCACACTCGACATTGCCAGTCCCTATTCTCCCTCTTCTAAAGGAAGGCTCCGGCCGCACAGGCAAGGCCCGCGGCGAGGTAGAGCACCACGTAGTTGGGAACCCGACGCGACACCAGAAAGTAGGACAGTACCCCCAGGGCCAGGCAGCCCGCGGACAACAGGGGCGCGAACCGGCCCCCCGCGTTGGCGCCGAAGGTGACCGCCAGCCAGGCGGCCAGCCCGCCAGCACACGCCGCCGCCACCGCCCGCAGCCGGGCGCCCCGGGTGGGGAGGTTGGCCCGCGCCACCGCCTCCACCAGCCTGTCCCCCAGCGACAGTCCCAGCAAGTACAGCCGGGCGCGGAGCGTCAGGTGGACGAGGTTGTAGAGGAAGAGGAAGAGCACCGCC
This window harbors:
- a CDS encoding inorganic phosphate transporter, with amino-acid sequence MLLTAVILIVAVALIFDFINGFHDAANSIATVVSTRVLSPNLAVAWAAFFNFVAAFGGGVKVANTMGKGIIDFEMLRAQGSEAVLMVIFSALMGAIAWNLLTWWWGLPSSSSHALAGGMIGATLPVLGFAGLVGSGIAKIAAFIVLSPFIGMVLGTALMLVSTWTVHKQTPLKVDTWFRRLQLVSSAIFSYSHGTNDAQKVMGIIAVVLFGTIWRDRTFHIDWWMIISCHAAIALGTFFGGWRIVKTMGHSLTKLAPIGGFAAETGGGVTIIALAKLGIPVSTTHTITGAIVGVGSTKGWRAVKWGVAGRIIWAWVFTIPASALMAVLVYGLSRLVVMVLR
- a CDS encoding MXAN_6521/LA_1396 family lipoprotein; amino-acid sequence: MNRLALVMALALLAGCATVKNSRVRPDYETVDKTQVKRLAVVTQPLPDNIQKVGELWSLIARRYVNQNRDFIAKANIAINGNPEDTSFKGLCVEGIEGVLWLSPSVTRTGTGVEAAVKAQLLRCRDGQEVWGAEAAGSWPSEDDRYKELTAQYSTELGPDVTPYVAPTFRLLSATLDTLPRPQLGESDVEEKIELGE
- a CDS encoding MgtC/SapB family protein — its product is MVDQGTAVLRLCIAFGLAFALGLERELRGQGAGLRTHILVSLGSCLFTLCSLFAAPPLDVDTPQEVRADITRIASQVVVGIGFLGGGTILRHGATVKGLTTAANLWLTASVGLAVGLGFPLVAAATTGLALFTLVGLRFFERAILHVRKRYRLTADSDTSAQGGNQKEGE
- a CDS encoding DUF47 domain-containing protein, with product MLEKLMPKSDEFFDDFDAQCAVTVEGARMLHALLSDYRDVATKVQALKDVEHKGDEVTHTAFNRLHKQFITPFDRAQIHSLLSRIDDVLDLTNAAAARLHYYEIPSSLPDATELARLLVLCTEKVQEVVAALRLIKKPEQILAGCKDIKRLETQADEALRAGLGRLFKSGADPLMVMKWKEIYDFIETATDKCQDVANVIEGVVLEHS
- a CDS encoding HPr family phosphocarrier protein translates to MSSVAEGTFEIINALGLHARAAAQLVQVANRYKSEVTLLCEGQKANAKSIMGVLMLAAAQGMHVTVTCKGEDAEACLQDIQKLIANRFGESK
- the ptsP gene encoding phosphoenolpyruvate--protein phosphotransferase, whose translation is MSSQATPTLSLKGIGASPGVAVGHAYILDRKRVRTPKLRLAEAEVDPERMRMKTALELSDRQLSELKEQISKTEGPEHALILEAHRLMLHDPMFVDEVNRLIVEDRINAEWAVRRVARKLKHLFDNIPDEYFRERRSDVEYVADRVVRNLLGQVVDEEVTLPDHAVVVAHDLSPADAALMARSGRVAGFVTDLGGQTSHTAIVARARSTPAVVGAGRASEQISPGDLVAMDGARGIILVNPTEDQLALFHETMRRHQESEARALSEKDLPAQSTDGFRMRLVGNIEFPEEIQSLLDHGAEGIGLYRTEFMFLDRKSPPTEEEHYRAYRQVLEMMGGRPVTIRTLDLGGDKVPGKGKHEKEPNPAMGLRAIRYCLANRELFRVQLRALLRASVHGNMRMMFPLICGMSELREARSELEACRTELGRAGVPLGKRFPVGIMVETPSAALIADRLAQEADFFSVGTNDLIQYSLAIDRQNRDVAYLYKPLHLSVLRSLKSIVTAAKDAGIPVAMCGEMAGDPVYALVLLALGFDELSMTAGQIPTVKSFIRQTSRVEAQQMLETAMDLTTAEEIERFIRTEMDKRFASLD